The Bradyrhizobium sp. CCGB01 genome segment TGGGACTTCGGCATCCTCTGGAGCTATCGCTGGCTCTTTCTCAACGGGCTCGGCGTCACCGTCGGCTTCACCGTGGTGATCGTGCTGCTCGGCCTCGTCTTCGGCCTGTTCGGGGCGTTCGGCAGCCTGTCGCGCTTCAGGGCGGTGCGCCTCGTCGCCCTCACCTTCATCGAAGCGTTTCGCTGCACGCCGATCCTGGTGCAGCTGATCTGGTTCTATTACGCGCTGCCGATCCTCGCCGGCGTCGAGATGACGCCGATCACGGCCTCGGCGCTGGCGCTCTCGCTCTATGGCGGCTCGTTCTATTCCGAGATCATCCGCGGCGGCATCATCTCGATCGACAAGGGCCAGTCGGAAGCCGGCGCCGC includes the following:
- a CDS encoding amino acid ABC transporter permease; the protein is MYQWDFGILWSYRWLFLNGLGVTVGFTVVIVLLGLVFGLFGAFGSLSRFRAVRLVALTFIEAFRCTPILVQLIWFYYALPILAGVEMTPITASALALSLYGGSFYSEIIRGGIISIDKGQSEAGAALGMTPGQSMRRIVLPQAIKRMIPALMNQSIIQFKNTSLVSVLAVPDLVYQSQVAAHDSYRPLETYTAVAVAYAAILIPLTIIVRRGEKRLAVSE